TAACATTCAGATATTcaacaaaaagaagaacaatTTCTAAATCAAAGAAGAGACACTTCTCAACTTCACAAGCATAAATGAAACCTCTTGTAAATTTAGataaagataaatgaacaattcTAATGTTAAGCTACAGGCACCTTATTCACTATTATGTACCAAGTAAGTGCTTTGCATAAGCTAATGAATATGTAATGtggaaaaataatcaatatcCTCATACATGTCCTCACCAAACAATTTCATATTGATAAAATTTGAAGAATTAGAAGACAGTTAAACTACACGCATGTTTCTCTATAACATAATCAGATTATATGGAATATTCTGTAGAAGCCATTGTCTTGACATAATGTTATGTACCATGTAGCTACTACACAAAGAAAAGGTTAACTTGAAAACATAAAGAATATTCACACACCATTATAGtataaaaaagatttaaatgcaATTATTCCAGCCTAAACTAAGATGCTAATAAGTTTTAATAAGGTAAAagcataacaataataataataataataataataataataataataataataatgataataataataataataataataataataataataataataataaaataaatcctGTTACCTAACCCAAGTGTGGACTCCTTAATGAGTGAGTTGTGTTACAGAGTCTCTTTAACATcaaattcaacaaaaacaagagaattttctaaattaaaattaCTTGAGTTACTGTTGATTTAGTCTTTTCAATGACGatgcatattttataaactgatcatgttttactTATAGAatattaatctgaaaagtaGCTAGTGACTAtgcaataaatgtaaatgtagtggagtaaaagtataATATCTCccgtagtggagtagaagtacaaagAAAGTACGAGAAAAGTACAAACACTGCTAATTTGCACTTATGTACAGCACTTGcttaaatgtacttagttacactCCATCACTGGTTGGTGTCAGTTTAAAGACAGATCATAGATCACAGATCAGACTCATTTCCTCACTTTGTCACTGTTCTTACTCAACTGGACAAAAGAACACAGAGCCAGATTTGCTCCAAATGTAGCAGCCTGGATAAACAGGCTCTTTGAACTGAGCattgaaggtgtggaggtgacTCAGTGTGTTAGAGGAGACattgtagaaggacagagtgccagcaggccAATCCAGATACACTCCTACTCGTTTGCAGCCAGTAGAGGGAAAAGGAGGGCGAGTCCAGTCAGTACCATGCCCTGCAAAGAGCCGTCGTTCAGCGgtacagagaccaaaacacCATGACTTATCAGTATGTCCTAAATGAATATATTCACCGTAGCCTTTCCTGTCAATGTGTTTGTATGCAACACCTACAGCATAATCTTCAGTATAACCACAGCTCCACTCTACCTCCAGGTAATGGCGGCCAGTCAGCCCCTCTCTGCACAACACCTGATGCATAGTATCAAACCTCTCTGGGTGATCAGGATATCCCTGCTTTGCTCCAAGTGTCACCTTCTTGTTGTTATCAGAAAGAATAAGGTTGTAGTTTACTGTGTTCGGGTCCAGGGAGAGATCACAGGCATCTGATGGAGAGATTAAAACACAATCTGTTCTTAGTCATCGTCATCACCGTTCACTGCAGTTTACAAAAGTATGCactcataaaataatgatattcaCACCTTGTTCTCCATTTTTTAATACTGATATTTCAGTATGGTTATAGTGTAATAATATGTGCAACATTAGCAATGTATTGGCTATATATTCAAATCAATTCAATGTCACCTTGTTGAATAAAAAGTATCAATATCTATTGAAATCATTTAAACTTATGAGTGATTCCCAACTTTTGAACGCTAGTGTGTACATATAAATATGTGGTTTACTTCTGTTTCTGCCACGTCATATATGGGAAACTATATGGCTGTAGCTACAGCATAgataaattatgaaaatatcacaacagtatttaaaaaagttaaatataaaatacttaatattaaagtaaagaaaatgcatgaaaaatgacttacaCCACATTAAAGCACTTTTGTCTGTGATAGTCGTCACATCAGATGGGACGTCAGGCTTTGAAAAATCATCAGTGACCAGTTTGCCCTCCTTGTAATGGTAGATGGTTGCTCCTTGGTATTTCTCATTTGCTGTGGCTGTTACAAGGAAGCAGACACTGCTGCTGTCCTTGAGAGGTTTGGCAAGGTCATGGAAAGCTTTggctttttctctcattttggtCAACACTTCATCTGAGAAGTACCAGTGGTCTTCATTGGTACATCTTATTTCAGGTGAATCCAAGTACTTGGTCATTGCATCAAGGCAGGGGTCAGCACTTTCCACAGAGGTGAAAACAAAGCACAGAGTATTCTTTACATCTGGATCAAAAACCTCTCTATCCAACTCTGACTGATTTTTGACgatctttgtgtttgttccaTCCATCATGTCTACACAGAACCTAATGACAGTGATTTCTCTCTCCTTGTGATCCATCCACTTGCTTAGTTTGTCCTGACTGAATGGTGACTTGTCTCTGTCTTCAAAGAGTTTTTCTAATGAGCTCTCATCTTCTTTGCCTTCACGGATGGAGGGAAATGTCTTCTTCATGGTCTGTTGGAGCGCAGATGTGTAATCATTACACAGTTTTTGGAAAGTGCTCAGCGTTTTGCGAATCTCTGGAAAATCCTCTGACACTTTGTCTTCCAGGGAATCGTTGCATCTCATTTCTATCTCCCTAATACCTTCTAGAGCATCTTCAGCTTTCCTCACTAGTCCAACACTGATCTCACTCATCagctcagcagctgcaggatgCAAATTCTTCAATGGCATCAGCCAGACCTTCAGTGGAGCAGCATGTTCTCCCTTTTCTCCCAATAGTTTTGGAAGCTCTACATAGGTCTTCACTGCATCTTGAAAAGTTGCAGGGTTGCTTTCAAGAATGAAGTCCCCGTAGAATTTGCAGGAGAATTTGTTTGTCAGGTCTTTTTCTTCATCAGTAAGCTTGATGTCAACTTTCCCCCCAATATCCAATAATGGAATCTTCTTTATCACAGCTTTCATGCTGCCCTGGATGTCCTGAATGCTGCTAGCATCTAACTTttcactgtcaaatacaaagaAAGCATTTGCTCCATATTGGATGCCAGTGACTACATGTGTTGCCGAGCTCTTCGCAATAACATCTGTTTGTTGCATGCTCTTGGCTCCATGAGGTGTCAACGACAACTGTTTGAAGTTGGTGGTAGCTTTGTACTGAAGTGTCACTCTGCTCTGGTTCTTGAATTTCTTCTGGTCATTCAGGTATTTGGCAGATCCTCCAACTTCAATCAATCCACCCAGGAAACTGGCCTTCAGGGAAGCATCAACGGACAGCAGATGAGTCTTGGATTCAATGGAGTCAGATGCCGTAATCTGAAACTCACTGCTGGGATTGAAGGTTTCAGTTGTGTTCTCTTGTAGAGTTGTTTTATCCCACAGGGTGAAACCTGCAGAGAGTAAACATCAACCATGTGTTAGAGCagaaagaacattttgttaACATTCAGCCACATGTAGAGCTATTGTGGAACTTTCAAGAAAGAggatttgaaatgttttacactttttgttcTGATAATAAAaaccagaaaagaaaaaaatgacctgatttttttttctgtgtgtttataaagGGAAATCAGAAATAAAATAGGTGATTGGATTGTGTGTGGAAATTTCCTTTGTCCATTTTGCATTGATTTTTTGTTGTTACCTGGAAGTTGCGCCCACAAGCTTGACAGTGAGATAGCTGCATCCCAAGGATTTTCAAAGTAAACACACTGTCAGACCTTTATGTGTTTGTGGTCTTGTTGTGTGCATGACTTTGTCAAGTTTGCCTGTTCAACCAAACactgtttaaattgtttatcTGCCTGCCAGTGTAGCAAACTGTTAGCTACAGAAGATAACCAACACTAACTACATTCATTGGTTTGTAGGCAAACTGTTGAAGCTAACAAACTGCTGTTGTATGTGAATGTTACTTAGTCATTATTATTGTCAGCTGTTTTGCACCTCATTTGGATTTTGCTCCTCTAAGTCTGTGTGAAATGTCTACATTTATGGTAGAAATAAGTTAACTGGTCTCTCCTCAGTGATTCATGTAAGGATtacaaaattatgtttgtgcatgtagACTACTGAGTAGagaaatgttctaaataatataataaatgtcatgtGTCCCTATTTGACAGGTATGGGACCTCCATGGGAAGGCTGCATAAACTCATGCTATCACTGCACCAGGATAACCTGATAACAGCCAGTGTGAAACTAGCACCTGTTAAGTAGAGAGTAAAGTAAAGTCCATCATTTCACAACAACTTCTCGGGCCCATCTCGTTTTAACATCTATttaacattgatgttttttaatgtggttgttccacttttaattgttattattgttaattgATTGCTGTATGTTGTTCTTTTTGACTGTAAAGTGTGTTGGGGCCATGCTGCATGGTGattctgcactttaaataaaattgaattgaatttattttgGCTCCAGTGTTCCAGTGTAACTGGTGTTTCCAATTAACTGGTGAGACTAGCATGCATAAGGCAGATGTGTCGTAGGCATGCCTCATTGGGACCCGCTGTTGACTAACTAAGAAATAAACATTGTGATTACTTTGCCTCTCtatcagatgttttttctctctaccATGTTCTCATCTCTGTGTCTTATACATTGACCCACTGGACCACTGAACATTATATCACCACTGATGCCTTAAAAGTCTATCATGGAAACATCGAGACAACAGAAGAGACATGAAACAATGAGTCCCAGTGCTAATTCGACATTAACATTAGTAGatgttttacagtaataaaacctgaatgcttttaaaaatacttgTGTGAACCTGAGGCTAGATATTGAAAAACTAGAGCAGATTGTGGTTTAATATAATATAGCCAAACAATATAATGCTAGTCATATTGGTAAGCGCcctggtagctgaatggttactgcACATGCCATGAAACTGCAACTTCCCTGGTATGACCATGGACATTGGTATGACTCCAAATAGGgacctttgttttctgtctgcctcttcactgcccaCTCATCCTATTaaggcaaaaatgtcaaaatatgtatatattttttacagaatAATATCATGAAGCTTTACAAGCAATACTGGctgctttttacattttcatcattgaaACCAATCAAATAATTAACATAACAGTACAGACAACACACCAATTCTGCAATAAAGATGTAAAggcaaaaataacaataatggtGCCAATTCTACAGATTTACATTAACAGAATGACCAAATTCAAGTTCAAATATGCAGCGCAGTTTTGTGTCTTGTTACATAGCAGCTAGACTGACCCAATAATGTGACATGTTATAAGAAAAGACAACAGTACTGGTCAGCTGTCATTGTATTTATGCAGTGTGGTTATCCAATTTTGGTTCCTgtttacaaaatgaaagttgACAATGAAGTTTAATTTGGATGAATGAGCATGCTGAATATTGTAGAGTATTGCGGTACGAGAAATAAATGTCCGTAGCCTTTCAAACAAAACACCATCAATGGCATCATCATAAATCACAAGTTAATTTATCACACTTTGCGAAGGCTACCTCCAACTTGCTCCCTATTGCATTCAAGGCAAGTATGAGATAAATGAAACACTATGTTTCACTTGTATGCTGTATTAAACAGTCGTCAAATCCACTTGACATCACATAAATCACAACACATAATACTGGCAGCAAGAATGATTTTTTgatgtttgcagtgttttgaaCAGGCATCGACACAGCCACCTACTTTGTCATTCCCTAGTCCTCTCCTCTAGCATCCCAAgttcaccatagcaaccacaGCCTCACATAAGCAGATATCACCAGTTAAAAGTTCAACACCAGTTAAACTGCAACACCAGCACTTTTGATTTGAAATGGaataatgactgaaaataaagtgCTAACATGGATTTAAGTAGTTTTATTGTGTTCGTGTCCATTCTAATATTGTGAACAGTGAAGCAACTGTAGCCTTCTTTTTTAAGCAGTCTGCCAATTTTAGGACAATGCAGGAGGACAATCCTAAATATACAGCAAATATAGCCAGTACACCATCATAGTAAGGAGGAAAGATTAACTTTGTAGTCATAGTTTCATTCCAACGCCAATGTGCTGAAGTACAGAGAAATTACAACTGGGGATatcaatgattaattgattattggtTAATTAccattaataatttaatcaattgaaaatgtattgacTGATAATGCAGCAGATGAGGGACATGTGGtgtaactgtcagaaaatgttctgTAGATTTGCTGTAGTATCCGGCTGCACCACCAGGTGGAGCCTCTTACTTTTTAATGAGATTgagttacaggtgtgtttggtgACCACCTGTCAGGGCTgcacaaactgtaaaacaaatgcACCTCCCTGTTTTCTGAGGTAGAAAAAAGTCGCAGCGTGTCTTGCTCTGCTCGCTGAGGCAGTCCTGTTGAAGAAATCTGACTGGCAGCTGTGCGGTTTAGCTATCTGAGgctcatgctaatgctaaactaGCATCTTtaacagaagcagctgctcaGTTAATGCAGGCTGAGAACTGAGTGTCAGACAGCAGGACTCTAATTACACATGCctccaacaaaatcaacacagaaGTGATGAACTGTATAGATGACACTACCCTGCTTTGAGTCCACTGTAAAAAATTGCTGTGAAATCCACAGTAATTTATTGTGTTTCTACAGTTaattactgtgaatatttttacagtatagtACTGTGTATTAGgcctaaaaacacagtaatcatAATGATACTGAAGAAATTACAGTAGTGAACACACCACAGTagaaatcacagtaaccatatgttactgcaaaaaaaatcacagtaactattttagtactgtagaaaatcacagtaaccatatgttactgtagaaaatcacagccTCAACCTCAGCCACAACCTTCAAATTCATGGTgcagattaaataatttaaactttACTTTGAAATAATTATTCTTTTCATATGAATTCAAATACTTCAAGATGACCTTGTTTGTTCATGCTTCTGCAGGCCGTTACTTTCAGGTTTTAAATTTGTCTCAACATTTATCAGGTCATAactttttatacagtctatgtcatgaccaagcccccaggaacagcgccgTGCTGTGaggccaatttgacatagcagccaaactgtgtaattacgtCACGTGAcactattgggcccaaaaagactttttcccatagacttacattgtgaaagagatgtctgtaaatcagcagatagATTTTTTTGCTGTAATGGAAATGGTGCATTTGTATGGAAGCCAATTTGAATCTTACAAGAAAATGAATACATATTAGTGGAATTTAATCACTACTGACTTGTGTTGAAAATTGTGTAACATTGAACAACATTAAATTcaacacactgaaatattttactttgaaaaccATCTATCTGAATTTATGGGGTTTGAATTCCCCTGAAATGTTTAACTTTCAAAAACTTAATATTTCAACATACTTGTTAGGATTCACAATTTCAGTTAGTgaattcaaatcaaatcatatttatttataaagaacatttaaaaaacaacaaccagaaAAAACATACTGAAATTTCAACAACCTCAATTCAAATCTAAAAAGTTAGGATCAAGCTTCTGTTTTCTCCTCATGGTGATAAGGTGTGCAGTATGTAGCAAGATACTTGACATTTAAAGACTGTAGAGGATGGTGtccaaaaatacaagagcaCAAGTGTAACAAATAGATTAATCAGTTTGTCTGTCTAATGTAAACttcaaatgttagcatgcctgAGTCCTGAGCTTCATCAGAGCTGTTGGGACATTTATGTTACTGTGGCTCCAAACTGTTACCTTTGGAGAgtaaaaacatctattttttctgtcttgtccAAGTAtttggaaaagaaaaggaatttACTGTGCTTTGAATTTTTGGGAGGGGAATCAATTCCCTTTCTTGTGGGCAGCACTGAAATCAAGTCTTTAGTCTGGTTAATAAATTTAACTTCTCTGTCCCATAAGATCATTTGAAATTCTTGTCAGCAGATCTCAGACAGGCAGAGTAAGTAATTCTATTACTCCGCTGTTGTCTACATGAAGTTTTACCTGGGATTAGTTTATCCTGCCGAGCATCATAGAGCATCCCTAAAGTGAAGGGTCGACCCAGTGCAGCTACTGTCATGGTATCTGAAGACATGTTTTCGAAACTGTTGGGGAACATGACACAACATAGatcaaagcaaacacacacaaccttcAATATTTGATTCAATTAGCTGAAGTTAGTGTCATACAGGTAGACAACTCTCCTCCATGACatagacagagagggaaaaaacaagaaagagacCAGCAGTCAGCTTATTGGTCTTGGAAATATTtccaaattaaaatataaagaaagaaatatttccACCCTGTTTGTCCTTACCTGGTGTAGTTGTGTAGATCAGAGTCTTCTTAACTTCTAACTGGAGCTTCCAGTCTGATGGTCTGTGATACTGTGACATTACTTTTATCCTGTTCTCTCTACCCCTGACACACCTCATTATATGACAGCaatctgattattttaattatgttgCAGTTTGTCCTGTTATCTCA
This sequence is a window from Thunnus albacares chromosome 20, fThuAlb1.1, whole genome shotgun sequence. Protein-coding genes within it:
- the LOC122971393 gene encoding stonustoxin subunit beta-like translates to MSSDTMTVAALGRPFTLGMLYDARQDKLIPGFTLWDKTTLQENTTETFNPSSEFQITASDSIESKTHLLSVDASLKASFLGGLIEVGGSAKYLNDQKKFKNQSRVTLQYKATTNFKQLSLTPHGAKSMQQTDVIAKSSATHVVTGIQYGANAFFVFDSEKLDASSIQDIQGSMKAVIKKIPLLDIGGKVDIKLTDEEKDLTNKFSCKFYGDFILESNPATFQDAVKTYVELPKLLGEKGEHAAPLKVWLMPLKNLHPAAAELMSEISVGLVRKAEDALEGIREIEMRCNDSLEDKVSEDFPEIRKTLSTFQKLCNDYTSALQQTMKKTFPSIREGKEDESSLEKLFEDRDKSPFSQDKLSKWMDHKEREITVIRFCVDMMDGTNTKIVKNQSELDREVFDPDVKNTLCFVFTSVESADPCLDAMTKYLDSPEIRCTNEDHWYFSDEVLTKMREKAKAFHDLAKPLKDSSSVCFLVTATANEKYQGATIYHYKEGKLVTDDFSKPDVPSDVTTITDKSALMWYACDLSLDPNTVNYNLILSDNNKKVTLGAKQGYPDHPERFDTMHQVLCREGLTGRHYLEVEWSCGYTEDYAVGVAYKHIDRKGYGEYIHLGHTDKSWCFGLCTAERRLFAGHGTDWTRPPFPSTGCKRVGVYLDWPAGTLSFYNVSSNTLSHLHTFNAQFKEPVYPGCYIWSKSGSVFFCPVE